The window AATATGTTTAGAAAAATTGCAGTTTTATTAATAATTTTTTTACTAGGGGCATGTAATCTTTCAGCATCGTCGGGCGGAACCAGCATTTTTCCTTTCTTAAAAATTTGTCCTTCCGCAAGAGATTCCGGAATGGGGGAAATGGTCAGCTTTTCTGCTTCCGGTTCGCCACAATCAAATCCCGCAGTATTACCGTGGTCGGAACAAAACGAGATTTCTTTAAACCACATCATATATTTTCAAGAAACAAATTACAGCTATCTGAATTATAATCATTTATTCAAAGATTCAATGGCTTTCAATGCTTCATTGGGTTATGTCGGTATTGGCGGGCTTACTAAAACGGTTGCAGATTCAAGCTTTGAAGGATTTTCAGAATCGGGAAACTTTGACTATTATGATATGCTTGGCAGTATCGGTTTCGGCCACAGGATATCGAGAAATTTTTCTTACGGTGTTACTGCAAGGTATGTGCAAGAAAAAATAGATACGAGTTCTAACTCGGGTGCCATGATGTCTTTTGGCGGATATTTTTGCGATTTGCCTCAAGAGTGGGAGATAGGTTTCGGAGTTTTTAATCTCGGGCCAAAAGTCAAAGAATTTGAACTGCCCGGCGGAGCTTACGCTGGTGTTGGGAGATATTTTCTGCCGAATATTTTTGCCGGTGTGGAAGTAGTCAGTTATCTTGACAGCGTTAGTGAAGCTAAGGCCGGCATGGAATTTATTCTTACAAAAGCTGTAACGCTTAGAGCCGGATACAGGCACCCTTTTGACAGCAATAAACTCGGGGATTTTCCTTTAGTAAATGTCACAGCAGGCCTTGGATTTAATTTTGGCGAATTTACTTTTGACTATGCATGGGTTCCGTACGGGGATTTAGGCCAGACTCATCGTTTCGGCCTGTTAAAAAAATTCGGATCAAAACACATTCGTAAAAAAAGAATAACCGAAAAAAAGGAAAAACAAAAACTCAAACAAAAAGCCAAAGAAGTAATTAAAGCTTCTAAAGATAAAGAAAATATTGCTGTATACGATCTAAAGACTGAAAATGTTCCCAGCTATATTGTTAAGGTTGCTTCAAATCTTTTAAGACTTGAAATTATAGACAGTGGTGTCTTTAATGTTGTTGATAGAGAAAATATTGAAAAAATCACTTCGGAATATCAAACTCAGCTTTCAGGACTAACGGATCAGGAGCAAACTGTCCAGACCGGGAAATTGCTTAACGCTCGTTACATAATTACCGGATCTATTGAGGATGTGGACGGACAATACTTTGTTTTGGCAAATATGATAGATGTTGAAAGCGGGAAAATCATCAAAAGCATGGCGGAAAAATCTGAAAATATAGACAATATAAGGCAGGCCTGCAAAAATATTGCCTGGAAGATGAAAGAATAAATGAGCAATGCAATTGAAGAAGTGCGCGCCCAGATTATTAAATACACGGAAATTATTATTAGTTACGGCCTGCCTATACTTTACTTCTTAATTGCATTAGGATTTTATCTTAAAACCTATGATTCCGCCCAGATCAAAATCACTTTTACGCAGTTGGGCGGAACAATCGTTTTGGCGATATGGATTATTAAAATTATTGAAGAAGATATTTTATCTTTTTTCAAGAAAAACATCCTGAT is drawn from Elusimicrobiota bacterium and contains these coding sequences:
- a CDS encoding PorV/PorQ family protein, encoding MFRKIAVLLIIFLLGACNLSASSGGTSIFPFLKICPSARDSGMGEMVSFSASGSPQSNPAVLPWSEQNEISLNHIIYFQETNYSYLNYNHLFKDSMAFNASLGYVGIGGLTKTVADSSFEGFSESGNFDYYDMLGSIGFGHRISRNFSYGVTARYVQEKIDTSSNSGAMMSFGGYFCDLPQEWEIGFGVFNLGPKVKEFELPGGAYAGVGRYFLPNIFAGVEVVSYLDSVSEAKAGMEFILTKAVTLRAGYRHPFDSNKLGDFPLVNVTAGLGFNFGEFTFDYAWVPYGDLGQTHRFGLLKKFGSKHIRKKRITEKKEKQKLKQKAKEVIKASKDKENIAVYDLKTENVPSYIVKVASNLLRLEIIDSGVFNVVDRENIEKITSEYQTQLSGLTDQEQTVQTGKLLNARYIITGSIEDVDGQYFVLANMIDVESGKIIKSMAEKSENIDNIRQACKNIAWKMKE